One segment of Sphingomonas qomolangmaensis DNA contains the following:
- a CDS encoding CopG family transcriptional regulator, giving the protein MKAHQNLDVNRAIADALEAIGSDPGASKRRPGNYALAPGLARRATNEIGYLCEGWLDCISRAVATIRRDGELLRDGLSQFVLFQLTVTPLPEGNKAALAIELDRFAASVGQGPRKLASGKSTPGEATDMDARS; this is encoded by the coding sequence ATGAAGGCTCACCAAAACCTCGACGTCAACCGCGCAATCGCTGACGCGCTTGAGGCGATCGGATCGGATCCCGGCGCCAGCAAGAGGCGCCCGGGCAACTACGCGCTCGCCCCCGGGCTCGCCCGGCGTGCGACAAATGAAATCGGCTACCTTTGTGAAGGGTGGCTGGACTGCATATCGCGCGCGGTGGCGACGATCCGCCGGGACGGCGAGCTCCTGCGCGACGGCTTGTCGCAGTTCGTCCTCTTCCAGCTTACCGTCACCCCGCTGCCCGAGGGGAACAAGGCAGCGCTGGCGATCGAACTTGATCGATTCGCGGCGTCTGTCGGCCAAGGTCCTCGCAAGCTCGCCAGCGGCAAATCAACGCCTGGCGAGGCGACTGACATGGACGCGCGGTCATGA
- a CDS encoding TrbC/VirB2 family protein, whose protein sequence is MRWEEPLQQVLESVQGPVAKIVAVMIIITTGLTLAFGETAGGFRKLIQIVFGLSIAFAASSFFLSFFSFGSGALIA, encoded by the coding sequence ATGCGATGGGAGGAACCGCTCCAGCAGGTGCTCGAATCGGTCCAGGGACCGGTCGCAAAAATCGTCGCGGTGATGATCATTATCACTACCGGGCTGACGCTCGCCTTCGGCGAGACAGCGGGCGGTTTTCGCAAGCTCATCCAGATCGTATTCGGCCTGTCGATCGCGTTCGCCGCCTCGTCCTTCTTTCTCAGCTTCTTCAGCTTCGGCAGCGGGGCGCTGATCGCATGA
- a CDS encoding VirB3 family type IV secretion system protein encodes MTSPYAGSTPQPGFEAPIYASLGSPILLGGAPRGIAIINGTIAAAVGLGLQQWLIGLVLWAAGHSVAVFAARHDPDFAPVLLRHLRQKGYWGC; translated from the coding sequence ATGACCAGCCCTTATGCCGGCTCGACCCCGCAGCCGGGGTTCGAGGCACCGATCTACGCCAGCCTTGGGTCGCCGATCCTGCTGGGCGGCGCGCCGCGCGGTATCGCGATCATAAACGGGACGATCGCCGCCGCGGTGGGGTTGGGGCTTCAGCAATGGCTGATCGGCCTGGTCCTGTGGGCAGCAGGGCACAGCGTTGCGGTTTTCGCGGCGCGGCACGACCCCGACTTCGCCCCCGTCCTGCTGCGCCATCTGCGCCAAAAAGGCTATTGGGGATGCTGA
- the trbE gene encoding conjugal transfer protein TrbE, with protein MLNLAEYRDRADRIADHLPWAALVAPGVVLNKDGSFLSVLAFRGPDLESATEAELLSACARTNNVLKRFGSGWALFFEAERREAIGYPASSFPDAASWLVEQERRAGFEDAGQHFESRYHLTLTWLPPADSSEAAGRSLIERSPDSTNGRDWRGALGSFIAETARVLDLFAGFMSEMRLLGSAELLTFLHAAVSTRCHAVAVPETPIYLDGLLADTPLTGGLEPMLGDKHLRTLTILGFPVLSRPGILDALNTSDFGYRWVTRFIALDKSDATRELTRVRRQWFNKRKSITALLREVMYNQPTQLLDSDADNKVVDADAALQALGGDYVAFGYLTATITVTDTDRVRVEEKVRAIERIINGLGFTAKREGINAVEAWLSSLPGHAYANVRTPLVHTLNLAHLMPLSSVWAGPAENQHLGGPPLLYAQTGGTTPFRLSTHVGDVGHMLVVGPTGAGKSVLLALIALQFRRYAGSQVYIFDKGFSARAAVLAMGGAHHAIGSGDDAGSEGAGLAFQPLRNIDRAEERSWAADWIAALLAQEKVIVTPEVKDAIWSALGSLASAPLEERTITGLALLLQSNALRTALTAYTLEGPYGRLLDAAEPGLSFADVQCFETEALMGQASIVAPVLRYLFHRLEARFGGRPTLLILDEAWIFLDHPLFAARIREWLKTLRKKNVAVLFATQSLADIADSSIAPAIIESCPQRILLPNDRAIEPQSRSAYVRFGLNDRQIELVAHATPKRHYYLQSARGNRLFELGLGPITLALCGASHPALQARIDTLLAEHGGCQFAARFLIDAGLDWAAALLADFPTEPRPLEQE; from the coding sequence ATGCTGAACCTTGCCGAATATCGCGACCGTGCCGATCGCATCGCAGATCATCTGCCTTGGGCAGCTTTGGTCGCACCCGGCGTCGTGCTGAATAAGGACGGCAGCTTCTTGTCAGTCCTGGCGTTTCGTGGGCCCGATCTAGAAAGTGCCACCGAGGCCGAATTGCTATCGGCCTGCGCGCGCACCAATAACGTGCTCAAGCGGTTCGGCAGCGGCTGGGCGCTCTTTTTCGAAGCCGAACGGCGCGAGGCTATCGGCTATCCAGCGAGCAGCTTCCCAGATGCGGCATCCTGGCTGGTCGAGCAGGAACGCCGAGCCGGGTTCGAGGATGCCGGCCAACACTTCGAGAGCCGCTACCATCTAACGCTGACCTGGTTGCCGCCCGCCGACAGCAGCGAAGCGGCCGGACGGTCGCTGATCGAGCGGTCCCCTGACAGCACCAACGGTCGCGATTGGCGCGGTGCGCTCGGATCTTTCATTGCCGAGACAGCGCGCGTGCTCGATCTGTTCGCTGGCTTCATGTCCGAAATGCGCCTGCTTGGTTCGGCCGAGCTGCTGACGTTCCTGCACGCGGCGGTCTCAACCCGTTGCCATGCTGTAGCCGTGCCCGAAACGCCGATCTATCTCGACGGCCTGCTCGCCGACACACCGCTGACCGGCGGGCTCGAGCCGATGCTTGGCGACAAGCATTTGCGCACGCTGACGATTCTTGGCTTTCCGGTGCTGAGCCGGCCCGGCATCCTCGATGCGCTCAACACCAGCGACTTCGGGTATCGCTGGGTTACCCGCTTTATCGCGCTCGACAAGTCCGATGCGACCCGCGAATTGACCCGTGTCCGGCGGCAATGGTTCAACAAGCGCAAGTCGATCACCGCGCTGCTGCGCGAGGTGATGTACAACCAGCCGACGCAGCTGCTGGACAGCGACGCCGACAACAAGGTCGTCGATGCCGACGCAGCGTTGCAGGCGCTGGGCGGGGATTACGTTGCGTTCGGGTATCTGACCGCCACGATCACCGTCACCGACACCGATCGCGTCCGGGTCGAAGAAAAGGTTCGCGCAATCGAGCGGATCATCAACGGATTAGGCTTCACCGCGAAGCGCGAAGGCATCAACGCGGTTGAAGCGTGGCTGTCCTCACTGCCAGGACATGCCTATGCCAATGTTCGCACGCCGCTCGTCCATACGCTCAACCTCGCGCATTTGATGCCGCTGTCGTCGGTTTGGGCAGGGCCGGCTGAAAACCAGCATCTCGGCGGCCCGCCGTTGCTCTACGCGCAGACCGGCGGCACCACTCCGTTCAGGCTTTCCACGCATGTCGGCGATGTCGGTCATATGCTCGTCGTCGGTCCGACGGGGGCGGGCAAGTCGGTGTTGCTGGCGCTGATCGCCCTGCAATTTCGCCGCTATGCGGGCTCGCAGGTCTATATCTTCGACAAGGGATTCTCCGCGCGCGCGGCGGTGCTTGCAATGGGCGGCGCGCACCACGCGATCGGCTCTGGCGACGATGCTGGGTCTGAAGGAGCAGGGCTCGCCTTCCAGCCGCTGCGCAATATCGACCGCGCCGAAGAACGCAGCTGGGCCGCCGATTGGATTGCCGCTCTGCTCGCACAGGAGAAGGTGATCGTCACTCCCGAGGTCAAGGATGCGATCTGGTCCGCGCTTGGATCGCTGGCTTCGGCACCGCTCGAAGAACGGACAATCACCGGTCTCGCCTTGCTGCTCCAGTCGAACGCGCTGCGAACCGCGCTGACTGCATACACGCTCGAGGGCCCTTATGGCCGTCTGCTCGACGCCGCAGAACCGGGGCTGTCATTCGCCGATGTGCAATGCTTCGAAACCGAGGCGCTGATGGGCCAGGCGAGTATCGTCGCGCCGGTCCTGAGGTATCTGTTTCACCGCCTCGAAGCGCGGTTCGGCGGGCGTCCGACGCTGCTGATCCTCGACGAGGCCTGGATTTTTCTCGACCACCCGCTGTTCGCGGCACGCATCCGCGAATGGCTGAAAACCCTCCGCAAGAAAAACGTTGCAGTGCTGTTCGCGACACAAAGCCTAGCCGACATTGCTGACAGCAGCATTGCCCCCGCGATCATCGAAAGCTGCCCGCAGCGGATCCTGCTGCCCAATGATCGGGCGATCGAACCGCAGTCGCGCAGCGCCTATGTGCGGTTCGGGCTCAACGACCGGCAAATCGAACTTGTCGCCCACGCCACCCCCAAGCGGCATTATTATCTGCAATCGGCACGCGGCAATAGGCTGTTCGAGCTTGGCCTGGGACCGATCACGCTCGCCTTGTGCGGCGCGTCGCATCCCGCCTTGCAGGCCCGGATCGATACCCTGCTTGCCGAGCATGGCGGATGCCAGTTCGCAGCCCGGTTCCTGATCGACGCCGGCCTTGATTGGGCCGCTGCGCTGCTCGCCGACTTTCCCACCGAACCCCGCCCGCTCGAACAGGAGTAA
- the trbJ gene encoding P-type conjugative transfer protein TrbJ, with amino-acid sequence MPSRPYAHHRSLARSAIIASLGVACVASLGMALHSSPASAQIAVYDPSNFSQNVLTAARTLQQVNNQIRSLQNEATSLINQARNLSKISFPELQAITRTLREIDQLMGQAQAIEFQVASTERQFRSLFPNGAGPLLTGRAQMAAAQARMDASVAAFRQTMTVQSQIAQTVQVDAETLSGIVARSQGAEGALQVGQATNQLLALTAKQQFQIQQLMAAQYRAEAIEQARRAQAQADAHAATTRFLGSGSAYTPR; translated from the coding sequence ATGCCGTCGCGTCCTTATGCCCATCACCGATCGCTTGCCCGCAGCGCGATCATCGCTTCGCTCGGCGTCGCCTGTGTCGCCTCGCTTGGTATGGCGCTGCATAGCTCGCCTGCATCGGCGCAAATCGCGGTCTATGATCCATCCAACTTCTCGCAAAATGTACTGACAGCCGCCCGGACGCTGCAGCAGGTCAACAATCAGATCCGCTCGCTGCAGAACGAAGCGACGTCGCTGATCAATCAGGCCAGGAACCTGAGCAAGATCAGTTTCCCCGAACTTCAGGCGATAACCCGCACTTTGCGCGAGATCGATCAGCTGATGGGGCAGGCACAAGCCATCGAGTTCCAGGTTGCCTCGACCGAACGGCAATTTCGCAGCCTGTTTCCAAACGGCGCCGGACCGCTACTGACCGGTCGTGCGCAGATGGCGGCGGCACAGGCGCGCATGGATGCCTCGGTCGCGGCATTCCGCCAGACGATGACGGTCCAGTCGCAGATTGCCCAAACCGTCCAGGTCGATGCCGAGACGCTGTCGGGCATCGTCGCGCGCAGCCAGGGTGCCGAGGGAGCGCTCCAGGTTGGACAGGCGACCAATCAGTTGCTCGCGCTGACCGCCAAGCAGCAGTTTCAGATCCAGCAGCTGATGGCAGCGCAATACCGCGCCGAGGCCATTGAGCAGGCGCGGCGGGCGCAGGCGCAAGCCGATGCCCACGCCGCCACCACCAGGTTTCTCGGTTCCGGCTCGGCCTACACCCCCCGGTAG
- the trbL gene encoding P-type conjugative transfer protein TrbL, whose amino-acid sequence MNDLNVIDRFLQAFIRYIDSGFGLLGPDVGFLTATLIGIDITLAGLFWAMGGEQDVIGRFIKKVLYVGAFAFILNRFSVLADLIFRSFAAAGLTAGGDTMSADDLLKPGRLAATGFSAAWPLLDQVSKLTGFTTFFDNFLTIAVLLFAWSLVILAFFILAVQMFVTIIEFKLTTLAGFVLVPFALWNRTSFLAERVLGNVVTSGIKVMVLAVIVGIGSNFFAEFSSALQGREPDIAQALSLVLASLTLFGLGIFGPGVASGLVAGAPQLGAGAALGTAVGAAGVTALAGGATVGAATAVGGTALGAVRAGTAMGSAASASYQLGQSAAGSSTIGAGLGGVARAAGNAVRQKATSALNLSQAAQSGRDAASRAFDGGQISQQATGSTDSSPPLWAQSLRRQQDARHHRQVALQTLKEGDRGGASATPDIKQEDD is encoded by the coding sequence ATGAACGATCTCAACGTCATCGACCGCTTCCTGCAGGCCTTTATCCGCTACATCGACAGCGGGTTCGGGCTGCTTGGGCCCGACGTCGGCTTTCTGACCGCGACGTTGATCGGCATCGATATCACGCTCGCCGGGCTGTTCTGGGCGATGGGCGGCGAACAGGACGTGATCGGCCGCTTCATCAAGAAGGTCCTTTATGTCGGCGCGTTCGCCTTCATTCTCAATCGCTTCTCGGTGCTTGCCGACCTCATCTTTCGGTCATTCGCCGCGGCGGGTCTCACCGCGGGCGGAGATACCATGTCAGCGGACGATCTGCTCAAGCCTGGGCGGCTCGCCGCTACCGGCTTCTCGGCGGCCTGGCCGCTGCTCGATCAGGTGTCGAAACTGACCGGCTTTACGACCTTCTTCGACAATTTTCTGACGATCGCGGTGCTGCTGTTTGCCTGGAGCCTGGTGATCCTCGCCTTCTTCATTCTCGCGGTGCAGATGTTCGTCACGATCATCGAGTTCAAGCTGACGACGCTCGCAGGCTTCGTCCTCGTGCCGTTCGCGCTTTGGAACAGGACCAGTTTCCTTGCCGAACGGGTGCTGGGCAACGTCGTCACTTCGGGCATCAAGGTAATGGTGCTCGCCGTCATCGTTGGCATCGGCTCAAACTTCTTCGCCGAATTTAGCAGTGCGTTGCAGGGGCGCGAGCCCGATATCGCCCAAGCATTGAGCTTGGTCTTGGCTTCGCTTACCCTTTTTGGCCTGGGTATTTTCGGCCCCGGCGTCGCTTCGGGGCTGGTGGCTGGCGCCCCCCAGCTTGGAGCAGGCGCTGCGCTCGGCACCGCAGTCGGCGCCGCCGGCGTTACCGCGCTGGCAGGCGGGGCGACCGTTGGCGCAGCCACCGCGGTCGGCGGTACCGCCCTGGGCGCGGTCCGCGCCGGTACGGCGATGGGTTCAGCAGCGTCGGCATCTTATCAGCTTGGCCAGTCAGCCGCCGGCTCATCGACCATCGGCGCCGGTCTGGGCGGTGTCGCCCGCGCAGCGGGTAACGCCGTTCGCCAGAAAGCGACAAGTGCGCTGAACCTGTCGCAAGCCGCGCAGTCTGGTCGCGACGCGGCATCGCGTGCGTTCGATGGCGGCCAAATATCGCAGCAGGCAACTGGAAGTACCGATAGCTCGCCGCCGCTATGGGCGCAGTCTTTGCGCCGCCAGCAGGATGCTCGCCACCACCGCCAGGTCGCCTTGCAGACGCTGAAAGAAGGCGACCGCGGTGGCGCGTCCGCCACCCCTGACATCAAGCAAGAGGATGATTGA
- the trbF gene encoding conjugal transfer protein TrbF, with the protein MRTRIFKRSVQRYGRTPEPSTPYQRAGQLWDERMGAARVQARNWRLMAFGGLALSSGMASALIWQSLQSRVTPYVVEVDRLGEARAVTKAEAGYHATDPQIAWHLAKFVDNIRSVSLDPVLMRRGWLAAYDFATPRGAQMLGDYARSAKPFAGIGERAVSVQVTSVVRASDTSFQVKWTETAYARGSLTGTSNWTGILTIVTRPPTSADTLRRNPLGIYVDAIDWSRELDPPPPAKQTTSPAPPPDVPLGSPLDPPPVASRALRTETQP; encoded by the coding sequence ATGCGCACCCGAATCTTCAAGCGAAGCGTCCAGCGTTATGGGCGCACCCCCGAACCTTCGACGCCGTACCAGCGCGCCGGCCAGCTTTGGGACGAGCGGATGGGCGCTGCCCGCGTTCAAGCTCGCAACTGGCGACTGATGGCGTTCGGCGGTTTGGCTCTCTCAAGCGGCATGGCCAGCGCGCTGATCTGGCAGTCGCTGCAGAGCCGGGTCACGCCCTATGTCGTCGAGGTCGACCGGCTTGGCGAAGCGCGCGCGGTGACGAAGGCCGAGGCGGGCTATCACGCTACCGATCCGCAGATCGCCTGGCATCTGGCCAAGTTCGTCGATAATATCCGCTCGGTGTCGCTCGATCCGGTGCTGATGCGCCGGGGGTGGCTTGCCGCATATGACTTTGCGACCCCTCGCGGCGCGCAGATGCTCGGCGACTATGCCCGTAGCGCGAAGCCGTTTGCCGGTATCGGCGAACGCGCGGTATCGGTCCAGGTCACCAGCGTCGTGCGAGCATCGGATACCTCGTTCCAGGTCAAGTGGACCGAGACAGCCTATGCGCGTGGCAGCCTGACCGGCACATCGAATTGGACCGGTATCCTGACCATCGTGACCCGTCCGCCGACCTCGGCTGACACCCTTCGCCGGAACCCGCTCGGCATCTACGTCGATGCGATCGATTGGAGCCGCGAACTCGATCCGCCCCCGCCGGCTAAGCAAACGACGTCACCTGCGCCGCCGCCCGACGTGCCGCTTGGATCACCCCTTGATCCGCCCCCTGTTGCATCCCGCGCCCTTCGAACGGAGACCCAGCCATGA
- the trbG gene encoding P-type conjugative transfer protein TrbG, which produces MNCLFVMPAWSVAAVLTVAAAPPQRVVTNATAPRAAVSEPLKRVSSRRDPAATRAANARPVTAVASANRTATIEPAAQGFVNAVQVFPYAAGLVFQVYTAPGHVTDIALQPGEALVSVASGDTVRWVIGDTTSGAGADRRTHILVKPFAAGLATNLVITTDRRSYHLALASTAKTAMAALSWSYPDDALIALKRVHTEAAVRAPTTTGVELEQLHFGYAIAGDKPAWRPLRVFDDGRQTFIEFPASLAGGEAPPLFLVDRKGEAQLVNYRLKGRFYIVDRLFDAAELRLGTQHQDVVRISRIQTNANRRGA; this is translated from the coding sequence ATGAACTGTCTGTTTGTCATGCCGGCATGGTCGGTCGCGGCCGTTTTGACCGTCGCCGCCGCGCCGCCGCAGCGTGTGGTCACCAACGCTACAGCGCCGCGCGCAGCCGTATCGGAGCCACTCAAAAGGGTTTCGTCACGCCGGGACCCAGCCGCAACACGCGCCGCTAACGCGCGTCCGGTGACTGCCGTCGCGTCTGCTAATCGGACCGCAACGATCGAGCCGGCTGCGCAAGGCTTCGTCAATGCGGTCCAGGTCTTTCCCTATGCCGCGGGTCTCGTGTTCCAGGTTTATACCGCGCCCGGTCACGTCACCGACATTGCCTTGCAACCAGGAGAAGCGCTGGTGTCGGTAGCAAGCGGTGACACCGTGCGATGGGTGATCGGCGACACCACCAGCGGCGCAGGTGCCGACAGGCGCACCCATATTCTGGTCAAACCCTTTGCCGCGGGCTTGGCAACCAACCTGGTCATCACCACCGACCGCCGCAGCTACCATCTGGCGCTGGCAAGTACCGCCAAAACTGCAATGGCGGCGTTATCCTGGTCCTATCCGGACGATGCGCTTATCGCGCTCAAGCGCGTGCATACAGAAGCCGCTGTGCGAGCGCCAACCACGACCGGGGTCGAACTCGAGCAGCTGCATTTCGGTTATGCGATCGCCGGGGACAAGCCGGCCTGGCGGCCGTTGAGGGTGTTCGACGACGGGCGTCAGACCTTCATCGAATTTCCAGCGTCGCTGGCGGGCGGCGAGGCACCACCGTTGTTCCTTGTCGATCGCAAGGGCGAAGCGCAGTTAGTCAACTACCGGCTCAAGGGGCGGTTTTATATCGTCGATCGCCTGTTCGATGCGGCTGAGCTGCGTCTCGGTACCCAGCATCAGGATGTTGTCCGGATCAGCCGGATACAAACCAACGCCAATCGGAGGGGGGCATGA
- a CDS encoding TrbI/VirB10 family protein — MTDQAQPVPETGDGPVPKVDPETLVLRGRPTRVVRFKRGAVISLAALMSVSIATTAWRALKPAPGPTVDLSQERGAPGKVATDALNGLPTSYDDAPKLGPPLPGDLGGPILEYHRKQLAIGGELPVVESAADQAAAAAREAQISELKAARESPLLVKSTTSSSDAGGLEDLPPVMPQFSADAGRPLLDPDRDPNAQGRKMDFANAHDSGDTANPHALVAPISPFTLSAGSVIAASLITGLRSELPGLVTAQVTEHVYDSVTGRILLIPQGARLIGRYDSVVAFGQRRALVVWQRIVLPDGSSLALDNVTATDPSGYAGLADKVDFHSWTLLKGVAVSTMLGVGSNLTFGNESDLVQAIRQSAQQNASRAGDQLTSRNLNVQPTITVRPGASVRLVVHKDLILAPWRGVGE; from the coding sequence ATGACCGATCAAGCTCAGCCTGTACCCGAGACGGGCGATGGGCCAGTGCCGAAGGTTGACCCTGAAACACTTGTCTTGCGTGGCAGGCCAACACGGGTGGTCCGGTTCAAGCGCGGCGCTGTCATTTCGCTGGCCGCGCTGATGTCGGTAAGCATCGCTACAACTGCCTGGCGCGCGCTGAAGCCAGCGCCCGGGCCGACTGTCGATCTGTCGCAAGAGCGCGGTGCGCCCGGCAAAGTGGCGACCGATGCGCTGAATGGACTGCCGACGAGCTATGACGACGCCCCCAAGCTCGGGCCGCCACTTCCAGGTGATCTTGGTGGGCCAATCCTCGAATATCACCGCAAGCAGCTGGCGATTGGGGGCGAGCTACCCGTTGTCGAATCTGCCGCCGATCAGGCGGCGGCCGCGGCGCGCGAAGCCCAAATCTCCGAACTGAAGGCGGCACGCGAGTCGCCTTTGCTCGTCAAGTCTACGACATCGTCGAGCGACGCCGGCGGCCTCGAGGATCTACCCCCCGTCATGCCGCAATTCTCGGCGGATGCCGGCCGACCTTTGCTCGACCCCGACCGCGATCCCAATGCGCAGGGGCGCAAGATGGACTTTGCAAATGCACACGATAGCGGCGACACTGCTAACCCCCATGCACTTGTCGCGCCGATCTCACCGTTCACCTTGTCGGCAGGAAGCGTGATTGCCGCAAGTCTGATCACCGGCTTACGTTCGGAATTGCCGGGCCTGGTGACAGCGCAGGTCACTGAGCATGTCTACGACAGCGTAACCGGACGGATATTGCTCATCCCCCAGGGCGCTCGCCTCATAGGGCGCTACGATAGCGTAGTCGCGTTTGGTCAGCGCCGTGCCTTGGTCGTGTGGCAGCGCATTGTACTTCCCGATGGAAGCTCGCTTGCGCTCGATAACGTGACGGCCACCGATCCGTCGGGCTATGCTGGCCTGGCCGACAAAGTCGATTTCCATAGCTGGACGCTGCTAAAGGGGGTCGCCGTGTCGACCATGCTCGGCGTCGGATCGAACCTGACCTTCGGCAATGAAAGTGATCTGGTCCAAGCGATTCGACAATCGGCGCAGCAAAACGCCTCGCGCGCGGGCGACCAGCTTACGTCGCGTAACCTCAACGTCCAGCCGACGATCACGGTAAGGCCAGGGGCGAGTGTTCGCTTGGTGGTCCACAAGGATCTTATCCTCGCGCCGTGGCGCGGCGTCGGAGAGTGA
- a CDS encoding DUF2274 domain-containing protein, protein MITPDLHTDLQAYAAIYAEAYGVQESIAELVPAMLTSFLESDRRLARDRLARKGKQK, encoded by the coding sequence ATGATAACACCCGACTTACACACTGACCTGCAAGCCTATGCGGCAATCTATGCCGAGGCCTACGGCGTTCAGGAGTCGATCGCCGAACTCGTCCCCGCGATGCTGACGTCATTTTTAGAAAGCGACCGACGTTTAGCGCGGGACCGCCTCGCGCGGAAGGGGAAGCAGAAATGA
- a CDS encoding glycoside hydrolase family 16 protein: MIRLFMTSAALLAAAIASAQTVPGEKAKAALLTLSAYVEDAAPPAFEPVADTYKGGTTYPAAAKVSLESFEVPVGANTIYVTVNLDGETANTVIASVRVFNGDKGRASPDTTKSVFFRPGDPLRQTVSFEVSGMVEGANVKISQTSVPDGGTRINGDQLATARAGAINVALPTGRAPMQFAPIGNLAYEATGATIKFDDKGGLGTWTTALAHGRTQVGNGESGYYGTVAMGGLERRGDVLAIKSGKLTAPVRDGLVQYAHRGQVLTGQRAPEMQFRYGTIEWEAIMPDRKDSWPALWLLPTTGWPPEIDVYEGFGYNGSWRFPSSLSSNLHGGKNNQRTFTRPADRQTMATHGLKPTLTTEFHKFATVVEPNWITMYVDGVETIRYANPFAGVLWYPLMNVAVKASPTSPYADGSGEMLVRSVRIWKAQ; encoded by the coding sequence ATGATCCGACTTTTTATGACTAGCGCCGCCCTCCTTGCGGCAGCGATCGCCAGCGCGCAGACCGTGCCCGGCGAGAAGGCTAAGGCGGCGCTGCTCACGCTATCGGCCTACGTGGAAGACGCTGCCCCACCCGCATTCGAGCCGGTCGCCGACACATACAAGGGCGGCACCACATACCCCGCCGCGGCCAAGGTGTCGCTGGAATCGTTCGAAGTGCCGGTCGGTGCGAATACGATCTATGTAACGGTTAACCTCGACGGCGAAACGGCGAACACCGTGATCGCCTCTGTACGGGTCTTCAACGGCGATAAGGGCCGAGCATCACCCGATACGACTAAGTCGGTGTTCTTCCGGCCCGGCGATCCGCTGCGGCAGACGGTGAGCTTCGAGGTATCCGGCATGGTTGAGGGCGCGAACGTCAAGATCAGCCAGACCAGCGTGCCGGATGGCGGCACCCGCATCAATGGCGATCAGCTTGCGACCGCTCGCGCCGGGGCGATCAACGTGGCGCTGCCGACTGGTCGCGCACCGATGCAGTTCGCGCCGATCGGCAATCTGGCCTACGAAGCCACCGGCGCGACAATCAAGTTCGACGACAAGGGCGGGCTTGGCACCTGGACGACAGCGCTGGCGCACGGTCGCACGCAAGTCGGCAATGGCGAAAGCGGCTATTATGGTACGGTTGCGATGGGCGGGCTTGAGCGCCGCGGTGATGTGCTCGCGATCAAGAGTGGCAAGCTGACCGCGCCGGTGCGCGACGGCTTAGTGCAATATGCGCACCGCGGTCAGGTTCTGACCGGCCAGCGCGCACCTGAAATGCAGTTCCGCTACGGCACAATCGAGTGGGAAGCGATCATGCCCGACCGCAAGGACTCGTGGCCTGCGCTGTGGCTTCTGCCGACGACTGGCTGGCCCCCCGAGATCGATGTGTACGAAGGGTTCGGTTATAACGGCAGCTGGCGGTTCCCTTCGAGCCTGTCGAGCAACCTGCACGGCGGGAAGAACAATCAGCGGACGTTTACCCGCCCGGCCGATCGGCAGACCATGGCGACGCACGGGCTCAAGCCGACGCTGACAACCGAGTTCCATAAGTTCGCCACCGTCGTCGAGCCCAATTGGATCACAATGTACGTAGATGGCGTCGAGACGATCCGGTACGCCAATCCGTTCGCCGGCGTGCTCTGGTACCCACTGATGAACGTCGCGGTGAAGGCGAGCCCCACCTCGCCCTATGCTGACGGCAGCGGCGAAATGCTGGTGCGGTCGGTGCGTATCTGGAAGGCGCAGTAA
- the tnpB gene encoding IS66 family insertion sequence element accessory protein TnpB, with the protein MRCGVGGRRGGPTDSGRRSARAGDGGDPVVAAMIPVRSDVRIWLATGCTDMRRGMFGLALQVQQGLKRDPPAGDPIGKEA; encoded by the coding sequence ATGCGCTGTGGTGTTGGAGGTCGGCGGGGCGGTCCTACGGATAGCGGCCGACGCTCCGCCCGGGCTGGTGACGGCGGTGATCCGGTCGTTGCGGCGATGATCCCGGTCCGCAGCGACGTCAGGATCTGGCTTGCTACCGGCTGCACCGATATGCGCCGCGGGATGTTCGGTCTGGCGCTCCAGGTACAGCAAGGGCTGAAGCGCGACCCACCTGCCGGCGATCCGATCGGGAAGGAAGCGTAG